One Aspergillus oryzae RIB40 DNA, chromosome 2 genomic window carries:
- a CDS encoding uncharacterized protein (predicted protein), with amino-acid sequence MPAPVEVVDPVLPVRDLEADEEYVMVAFERHASHCTRCADPLRARKDDRSLCERGHQYAVDVADYLYSKNGKSYSTLDRERNQPTLVKIPRDCRAVRALLLAIEDVRKDTFAKTQNKRGKSKKVNKKKVVFTTSCKYSLLDYSVAVIGRGYACRDCPPPHTLNSACHSLEDPFSYVYYESMTRCNYEDCGENIHKKRKKKFFHRMTLLCM; translated from the exons ATGCCTGCCCCAGTCGAAGTCGTCGATCCCGTCTTGCCCGTCCGCGATCTCGAGGCTGACGAGGAATACGTGATGGTCGCCTTTGAGCGTCATGCGAGCCACTGCACTCGATGCGCAGATCCCCTCAGAGCGCGCAAAGATGACCGCTCTCTTTGTGAGCGTGGACACCAATACGCCGTCGACGTCGCCGACTACCTTTACAGCAAGAACGGAAAGTCATACTCGACCCTCGACCGTGAGCGCAACCAGCCTACTCTCGTCAAGATACCCCGCGACTGCCGGGCTGTCCGCGCACTGCTCCTCGCCATTGAAGATG TCCGAAAGGACACCTTTGCAAAAACCCAAAACAAACGGGGAAAATCCAAGAAAgtgaataaaaaaaaggtggTGTTTACAACAAGTTGCAAGTATAGTTTGTTGGATTATTCGGTTGCTGTGattggaagaggatatgCATGCAGGGA TTGTCCTCCTCCGCACACCCTCAACAGTGCATGCCATTCATTGGAGGATCCTTTTTCCTATGTTTACTATGAATCTATGACTCGATGTAATTATGAAGATTGTGGAGAAAACAtacacaaaaaaagaaaaaaaaaattctttCATAGAATGACCTTACTTTGTATGTAA